One Asterias rubens chromosome 8, eAstRub1.3, whole genome shotgun sequence genomic window, TCATATGGGATAAAGACCTTTTTGTTTAGTGCTTTAATAAGTTACTTTTTTGTGTCGTCTACGAGTGTCAATTCAGTTTCCATTTCATCCGTCACGAGCGAGGCTATACCCTCCAAatcaatattatttcatttcttgtAGATACCCGGATACAACAAAAATCATATCTGCGGTTTTTGATTAAACACTAAGTCCGGGGAGTGAGGGGGTTGGGGTTCGTCCGTTCACTGCAGCGTGGACGGTCAATGTTATTACAGTGTAACATGGAACGTTTATTGCATAATGTAACGTGATACTCGCGGATTCGTCGTCATCTTTTACAACAGCGTTAAACACCCTCATGCTGTCATATCTTGATGGAAATTGTTTAACAACCACTGAATTCATACAAGAATACTATGTGTGGAGGACGGACCGgtagttgaaatattgaaacTATATTGAGGTAGTGTACGGGGAAATGTTGCTATACTTTAACGCCCACCAAACGCACCCAAAGCCAGTGTTCTGCATCTGATGAAACAAGAGTAAACTATACTTGTAGTAGGCCCCCCTATTTGTTAATTAACAAAGACTAGGTATCCGGTGTAGACAAGTTGGAGTGACCGTAAACATGTCTTTGTACGAAATTATTATTACGTAATATTTCtctttgagggagtgttggctttgaaaaAAGGCCGgttttggtctcgacgtttcgaacaatatactctgatcgtcttcaggagaaagctgaTGAATGTTGCCTCAAAAGCtcatgcaatgtttttttgtaagtaTAGAATTTAAGTGATACCACTTTGTCTTGAATCAAGAAGTAAATGTTATCAGAGAATTAAAACAAGTCAATTCGCCAAATCTCTCGGGGGGAGCTCAAGTGAAACATTATGTTAATAGTGAAACGATGATTTGTAGAAACCCCTGTGCAAATCAACTGCCAATTGAGGACCTATCTCCGTTAATAATTGTAAAACTGCAGCTAATATTTAATACGGTATCTGATAATAATGATTCTGTAACAAGATGTAATACGGATGGTAGGACGCTTTTGACTGAAGTGATGGGTTTAAAATATGGTTTCGGTCTGAGTCCGAGGTTCCAGCCAGGAAAAATAATAAACGCTTCATACCCTTAGTTTttgtctatacatgtatatacttcTTTAAACAGACGCACTCTGGCAGTATATTTCCGTAAACAGTTGCAGCTCTGGGGCAAACTGTGAATATGTACggaaatatttgtgtaaatgTATATGTTCAGAGTCCCTTCGGAATAATGGAAACGTCGCGCGGGTAGTGACTTCTTATAATCAATGTAATCAGGAATACTGTATAGAGGGAAGGAATAAAATAATAGGCTTGACTATAGTACGTTAGTTGTAGTTGGTAATCATATATACACTGTAATATTCTCGATTCTACGGGTAATAATGTCGTTATAATGACCTAGGGGTATTTGCTCCATGTGCTAATAAAACCTTTCCAGAACATCGATTAATAATTACTTTACAGTTCCACTCCCAAGAAGATTATTTTGTCATGAACATTTTGGATAATTACTTGACTATTTTATGCGTCACTATTTGAGTTTGGACTTATGGTCGGATCATCTGTAGGCgcttgtatgtatgtatgtatatatGTGTGGAGAAAGTGCGCAATAAATCATTAAGATCACTTGTAATCAATAAACTTGACATTACATAGAGGATGCGCTATATCAAAGTCGGTGTTGGAACACTTCCTCATTGAATACTGGTTTGTCCTCCAATACACAACTTAATTATATTCTCCAGTCAGTTCCTGTCCGCCATGCAAATTTACACTCTTCTGTTAGCGTTAATCATTACTGCGATACACCATATTTGTCTATACTGCCATTCAAAGCACCGAAAAGGTCGCTTAATTCTCCCCTGTCATGCCAAAGTGCTGTAGATGGTTTAATTATTACTCTTTGTCAATGACTTGATCAGGAAACTTCATTATAGGATGGGATTTGTATAATTGAGTTCATTATTTAACCAGTGTCACTCGCTGATAAATCATTGCGCCAGATCCAGATAATTGACGGTTATAAGATTGTATACAGCGTTAGTTACGATGACGAAAATGCCATGCTTTTCCCCCAAATCAAACAAGAAATCAGACATACTGTCACTTTTGGAAACCAACTGTGAACCGAAAGGAAAACAGCCCTTGATTATAAACAGAAAGGAATGAAtacaatatatattttaaaaagaaacgaGGCTAATGCTTAACAATATCAATGTGATTGAAGTATATATTAGATAGAAAAAACTAATCATCCGAAAAACAAGCAAATCGCCCACGTAAGACAGCACAATAGTGCGCTAGGCAATTCACAGCAGGCAATTTAGAGTTTCATTAACAAAACGCAAGAAAATAGAGGATGGAACCTCAAATTACTATAGCAACCGTTTCATCCTTGGTTATTGAGGGGGAAAACACGCTTCAAGCCAACCCTTCTGTTCTTACATCGAATGACAGCATCAAATATCAAATTCATTTGCTTCGATGCATACACAGTTCACTGCGGGGAGtatttagaagaaaacaaatcataaacaCACTCTTTCCGCGCTCTATTTCTCGGGCAATCGTTGTGGGTGATTGCACACGTAAAGACAAAagttctaataataataataattaaaacttataaagcgccatctatctgagactaaacttattccgagatgcataaaatacaaacaaaaaacagagagtaaaattttttttccaataatgtattgatgaaaaaaattgtattgatgATTTTAGTTTTGTGCTACACCTATATGATAACAAATCAGTGTAACTGCTAGTGTGCACAGAGATGATATTAACATGTTGATACccaaaaacaaatcagtgtaACTGCTAGTGTGCACAGAGATGATATTAACATGTTGATACccaaaaacaaatcagtgtaACTGCTAGTGTGCACAGAGATGCTATTATTACATGTTGATACCCAACTTCGCAAGAGGTCGTGATTTCATACCACAACCAACAATCCTGACGAAAGCATAATCGTATTTGGTGAATTAAGTTAGTGTTTCATGCTTTTTGAAGGCACTTAACACTTAATGGTATTACGCCGAAAAAAAGTTTATcctaaaaacttacctggtattGAACGAGCagaggagagctgttgatataaaacattgtgagaaacggctccgtctgaagtaacgtggttttacGAGAAAGAGGAATttgttcactcaaataattattacttcATCTGAAGCCTTTTGCTTTGCATCTTAAAGCAGACGTGtggtaatgcaacaagggtatttttctttcattgcaaATTGGATGACCAagtgagcccaaatgttcacagatttgagaataccagtgcctttaaccctcTTTTTATTCTCACAGTTCATCTACTACGTGTAATTATTACTCATACATTGACGgttcttgtttctttttaaacaatgtattttgtttgtatttgccCGGCCATGATGGCGGCACTGTAAACCTTTTTAGGATCATGAATTTCATATATTAAGCTGCTGTCCTCTTTCTTTCTCTCGTTTGCCGTCTCTCtttctcatttttttaatttgtgcgTTTGGGGCGAATGTACTGCGATGGCATCTCTTGCAAATTGAGTTACGGTCTAGTTAGTATTCTCGGTCCCGTAGAGGCTTGGTGTATCCACACTGTCTGAAAATGGTGTATAAGTTAGATAAATATACAGGGACCAATGGGAGTGCGTGCACTGGCCCCAATCATGAGTACAACCGTGACTACTGGTTAATCCATCCACACCAGGACGTGACACGCCTGCGCTCAGACCACACAAAGTGGTGTGTGGAAGGGATACGGGCGAGAAGTTGGCACACTGTTCGCTAAGCCAGACGTGCTGTGAGTATTTCCCTCTCAAGGCACTCTCAAGATATTGGTGAGCTTCAAACCGAAAGCCTGAAATCACCGATCTACTGTTGATGATTTTATGCAGATGACTCGACCACGAATCACAGAGACACAGCCACAGACATGCGCAGTGCAGCCTCCTCCGTTGTCATGCCAAACCCACGCTCGTCCTAAATAGACAACGGTGTCTCTCTGCTACACACGCTGATATCTTGGCTTTGCATTTGGCGGGATTTCAACCCAGCGGTGTATATCAGTGCAACATCTGGCACTGGGTTCTCATATTGTGACTGAGCAGAGGTATCTGTGGGTTCGAGATTGATGTGCAGTGGATGGTGATTTCACATACCATGGAGTCGGCGGTGAACGAAACCGAAGTGAGCTGCTTCAACGTGGATGAGGATGCCGTGGAGTTGCTCATGTACTCACCAGCACAAAAGTGCACCATAACGGTCATCTTGCCAATCGTACTGACTTTTGGTATCCTCAACAATGTCGCCTTTCTTTTTGTGGTTTTCCGAGTGCGGGGCATGAAAACAGTCACCAATGCCTGCCTCGCCAACTTAGCAGTTGCAGATATGATTTTCCTAGTGACAGCAATAGGACAACGCCTGTATACTTACTGTAAGTCACCTATTTATCCAGACGCTACACCCGTTGGTTTGGTCGGGTGTGAGCTGGGAAACCTTACCAAGAGTACGACATATCTTGCGGCACTGTGCTCGGTAACACTTGTGTCTATGGAACGCTATGAAGGTGTCTGCCACCCGCAAAGGAGCCACAACAGAACGGGGAGGAAAACATTTCGATGGTTGATCGTGTTCTCATGGCTTGGTGCTTTCTTCGTTTCGGCAACTTTCATACCAAGTTATCTCAAGTACACGACAACCTGTGTGATATGGCCGGAGCAGTACAGCCACTGGCCGACAACTTGGAGTACGTGCAACCCTTTAGAGTCCTGGTTGACGATTTACAAGCACGTGGTGCAGAGCATACCGTTCATAGTGGCTTTTGTTGTCAATGTGGTGCTCTACGTGAACATAGTGCGCGGGCTCAACGCGTCCGTGAGACGGGGGCGACTGACCAGCCTAAAAGACAAGAATGTCAAACTTCGGAACCAGATAGCCTGGATGCTTATCGTGAATGGGTTGGTGTTTTTCCTGTTGCTGTCTCCATACGAGTGTCTATCTTTAGTAAAGGCGATGACAGCGAGACACAGTGAACCCCCAGCGGTCATGATCGAGGAGATGTTCAAATGCTTGTCGTATGTGAATTCGGCCATTAATCCAGTGATTTATATCTCTATGAGTAGCCGATATAGATCTGCGTTCTGTGCAGCTTTCCTCCCGCCATTCGGTAAGAATAAATTCGGCAAGGCGACAACTGTGTCTCAGAACAGCGCCATATCGAGCCTTTTGGACATTTGCAGGGATTCTCAAGTGTAATAATACACGACAAAACGTATTACACATAGAAACAAACACCTTCACTCGTTCGTTATTAAACCGGGCGACTTTCTTTGTACCCAGTTTTCATACGTTAAATCAACAACACTTTGTGACAAAACTAGTTCGCAAGTCTTGAATACAATTACTGTCAACTTACCGcttaaaacaaaagagaaacgCCTAGACAAACCAACAAGAACTTTGTGTTAATTTAGGAGTTGTTCACACTATGTGTTATTTGTTAAGGTAAGTTTTACACCAATGCACGCTCCACATAGCCGCTTCGTGATGACTTGGTACGGTGCGTTTAATGTTGTGAATAGTGCAACCACAAATGCATACACGTGGGCGATTGGACCATTAgtttatacaatacaatacaatacacgGATGTAACTACGTCACACTATGTGAAATCAACCGGGGTCAACACTTGATCTGATGGACTTCTACATGGATCGGTTTGACAGGAAAGATACAATTACAGCAACAAGTTCAATCGTTAAACTAGCAACTCTGCCAATATCACAAAGCCCCGTTGTGTTTCACAGCTACAAAGAGTCATCGCACGAGCTTTCATCACATAAACTGTCAATTTGAAGGGACCAAAATCTATTCCGGATCAAAAACTTCACTGGAAAAAGACAATTTCGTCATTTTCTTTCAACCATAAGTTAACTCAATAGCGCGTGCATTTGCATTAAGCAGTTTGATGATGAAAACTATTCAAGAGAAGTGACTGAACTGACAGTAATTTGATGAGGTCCATAAATTTGCGTTTTGTAGATGTACAATAACTCACTGCTGCTTCGAGATGCTCCATGGTCAACAGATATGTGTCTTTAAAATCAAAAgggtaaaaattaataattactgggaagtttgttttgttcagcAACACACAGCAGGGAAAGTAGTTTTGATACAGTTTCTACAACCCGTTTGTGATTTACTATATAGTAAGTGTGATTTCATACGTAGTAATTCCTATATGTAAATATAGTCATTACTATTTTATGTACAAATTACTTGGAAGTAATAAATGAATACAATTATCtgcttgggtcgaaacgtcaggttataactatttttgcattttgacaacaggtcattttggttggtaagcagtttgcaagaGCTAtacaattctattttctcagaaCAAAGTACttatatttataaatgttttcattatttattttcaaaataccTTTTCCCGCACCAGTGTCACTCAAAAGGTTTCTAAAAAATGAGCACGTCTCAACCTTGAAGATCGGTAATACATTATTTACAGTTTGTCCCCTAGTCAtaaattatatgtttttttaataattacctCACTGTTTCATGTTTGGTGTCAGCACCTTCGACTAATTTTATGGTAACATGTACCGGTTTGAAGTCATGCCGATAATGCATGATAATTAGCAAGGGTGTAAAAATCTCATTTCAATGCACGAGCTGCACTTGGTATTTCTTCCGCCATGGTGTTATCAACAGTAGAGCACAGTTCATAAAGTTGTTTGAGCTAAATGTTTCTTAACAAAGGTTACTGGCCAACAAACCGTTGGTTATAAGCAAAGAAACTGTGACACCCTATACCAAAAATGGACACCTAttgaaaataatgttaacaCATTATTAGAGGACAATATAAAAATAGCGATTCTGTCGATGTGATCAAGTGTTTTATCTCATCTAAGCCTTTATCTCATCTATTTGGTGACGAAACTAGTTTGGAGTTTGGATTTTGTTGACAAGACGTTCCCGTTTTTGGTATAGGTTTTTACATGTTTGATGTTGTTGTAAACATGGTGCATTTTAATGTAAACTGCAGTGAAGCATTTATATGTGTGATACTCAGTTAGTCATGCGTGTCTTCTCTGCTGGGAGTTACTGCCAGGAATACAAACACAACTGTTAAAGAAATGGGCAAATTTACTCTgctattttgttattataaacgAGCATTTTAGTCCAACTCATTTTCTAATCGACAAATTCATACGTGTCAAATTCGTTGAAATTGACAGGCGTGTTTCACAGAAAACTAAATGTTATCATCGTGGTCCAACATGTGTGCTGATTAAGTCCATCTTTTTTATCTTCATTGCTTTGTTTTATTGCTTGGCAATTCCAAGGAAATTTAATGGACTTGCAATTTGTGTGAATATGGCAACGTAGTAGATGGAAAGTCATTAAGGGAAAGCATTGTTTTCATCGTACTGATTGTGTTTGAGCTTTGTGTACGGTTTATGCTAACACATGTACTGCTCAAATCAAAACTGTCAAGACCGCGTGTTTTTTACGACCAAAATAATCAAGTAGGTTGAAAAACACTCTTCCTAGATTGAAAAGTCCAAGAGATTTGCTCTTGAGTTTCATTATGATTGGATTGTAATTATGATTTGACTAGAACAGACATGTGCGCCTCAGATCTTCAGTTTCAACTCAACCCTGTTTGAGGTAAAAATGAAAAACGAAGAAGGAAttggtgagaaattatttctttctctagTTGATTATACATTAGTATGCACAACTTCACATGTCGTTGAAGTTGCTGAAAACACTATCCTCAAAATCCCAGTTTCCATTGAAGTGCTCTCTCTGATTTTTTGTTGGGggcattttttttatggtttttttatttatgtattttattattattttttgtatacttttgttcacttttttattttattttatttaattatttatacttttgtttattttttattttcttattagtttatcgttttttttttttttctgtatttgatatttggtaattattttgtttatgttatttttatattttgggtGGTAGTTCATTTCAAACGAAGACAGTTTGGGACAGTTTAATTTAATGGACGAACCGTTTGTGAGtttcttttacaaaaacatgattGAAAACATCTACAGTTTAATAGACTTTCGCAGACTATGATGTTTCTATTTTTACCTTTGTTTCGAATTCAATTCTCTTCTATACTTCCGGGGTACTTCCTGAAAACAAGTTGAAATTAATCTGACGATCAAGACAATACTTTGCTTTCCCTTTTTGCCCGGAAGATATCGCGGCTCATAAGGGAGACGAGAAATATCAAAACACTTTCTGTATTATTCTGTTGAACTGAATGACCTGATTTATCACTGTCAGGATGCTGTGATTTAGCGGCTAACCCACATACACGACCTGTAGTAAAGAGCTGCACTTGTATTTCCAAGTTTGGCATAATCTTGCAAATTTTCTAGTTCAGTTTGAATTATTTGTTAAGTAAGAATACACTGATGATGTTATTTTGACTTTTAATGACAGTTGTAATGGATTAGCAGCAAGGATAATTGTACTCACTGTCAGTGGCCATTGGATTTTAATCTAGTATCTAATTGGTACATTCAATGTTTTACGGGAAAACATCAATGCtgatgtatatacatgtacacttacTTGAAAACATATTTGTTCCTTTGAAATGTGGTGGCACTTGTAGTTTACATGTTATATTCGGGTTAATTTAATTATATTACAATTATCATTATACTATTTTAAATCTGTTTTAATTTTAGGGGCCCTGTTGGGACAACCATTTGTTTTTACTGAAAGATTAATTTTCTGTATGAGAACACTGGTTTAGATGAGCGTTTTTGATAATCGGAAGACTTTAGAACTCCTACTACTAATTCTCGACCCATCTCTTTATACAATAAACACGATTTCGTGCCTCAATTTGCAAAGCAGATCACGCTGACAGATCTAACGCCAAAGTAACCCAAGCGTCCCATTCAAATACATAAAGGGTCCTGCCGCTCAAACCATCGGATATGACACGCGAAACCTTCCCGTATAACTTCGTATCATGCACGTACTCTCACACAAGACACATAATTTACAGCTAACTGATGAAGAAGATAGAAAACAATAATGCAGATAAGAGGAATTTTGTGTCTCCATGGTGGGTGATACTTAAGAGAGTGGTTTATTTTATCTCGGAGCTTTCTCCATCTCAGTGAGATGAGGAACATTATGCGGTTTGGAGATGTCAACACTTAAGTGTTTAGAACCAATCTTCTAGCGTCTGTTTATCCGCTTCTCCATTCCATTTTAAGCATCGGTAGATTTGGAATCTACGTTTGATGATGCGGATTCAGATTGGTGTCAAATTAGGTCTCATTATCATTTCTGGTGGCACACTGCATAGGGTTCGATTGTTACACACTTTCATTAGCAAGGTATTTGAGGGGTAgcaggtttaaaggcactggacgcgtttgaccagtattctcacttgatgtatcctaACATTTGTAACAAATTCACGTCCGTGTTAAAATACGTCACCACTACTAAATGAATTATTGATGAGTTTGCTGCTTTTCACGAAAGCCGTTTTTTTCAGGCGTGTAACGCTGATTAAACTGAgctttttgtattaaaaacttATTACTTTCAAAGATATTCCTTGAAGCCTCAAAGATCGGATTAAAAACTTGGTTTCCCCCGATAAGTTAAGTCCAACTTTAACTCAAAGAGAATTGAAGAAGTTATCGAATACTGTTTCTTCGAAGATATTTGAATTAAGTCAATCGA contains:
- the LOC117293240 gene encoding kappa-type opioid receptor-like; translation: MVISHTMESAVNETEVSCFNVDEDAVELLMYSPAQKCTITVILPIVLTFGILNNVAFLFVVFRVRGMKTVTNACLANLAVADMIFLVTAIGQRLYTYCKSPIYPDATPVGLVGCELGNLTKSTTYLAALCSVTLVSMERYEGVCHPQRSHNRTGRKTFRWLIVFSWLGAFFVSATFIPSYLKYTTTCVIWPEQYSHWPTTWSTCNPLESWLTIYKHVVQSIPFIVAFVVNVVLYVNIVRGLNASVRRGRLTSLKDKNVKLRNQIAWMLIVNGLVFFLLLSPYECLSLVKAMTARHSEPPAVMIEEMFKCLSYVNSAINPVIYISMSSRYRSAFCAAFLPPFGKNKFGKATTVSQNSAISSLLDICRDSQV